The DNA sequence CCACCAAACCATCAACAATTTCATGCACTGCTTCATCAGAAAGCAATCAATCTTCCCCAGCAGGCAGAATCAAACGCCTTGTTCTTCCCCAAGAGGGCAGAACCAAACTCAACACTTACCCTGACAGAGATTTCTATGCCTATCCGCGCTTCGTGACACATGTCGACGATGGCTTCATTTCCACATTGACCAATCTGTATAGAGAAAAGTTGAGACCCGACTCAGAGGTTCTTGATCTCATGAGCTCATGGGTTAGTCACTTGCCGAAAGAGGTACAGTATAAGAAAGTGGTGGGACATGGGCTAAATGCACAAGAGCTTGCCAAGAACCGGCTGGATTACTTTTTTGTCAAGGATCTGAATCAGGATCAGAAGCTTGAGTTGGAAAGCTCTAGTTTTGATGCTGTGTTGTGCACGGTTAGCGTTCAGTATCTTCAACAACCTGAGAAGGTACTAATTGATGACATGTATTACAGAGTCTTTTTTCACTTGGTGGATTAagaaatttactattttagGCGGCGTCGGCAAACTAAACGAGCAATTAAGCAACATTTGTTGCGTGTGATATTGAACTTTTGAGTTTGCTCATTTGATTTTATAAATTGATAGCCACATTGTTGTAAAATTCTATGACATGTATTCGGAGTTGATTCATAGGTATGTACGGAAACTTAGAACTTTACATATTTTATCTAATCCACATTACGGGTGACATCTACTGTGTGTTGGATTAAAATTTAAGCCTAATCATTTGGTTCTATATATACATTCGCATCTAATTATGAATGTATTTGTATGGCAGGTGTTTGCGGAGGTGTTCCGGGTTTTAAG is a window from the Rosa chinensis cultivar Old Blush chromosome 2, RchiOBHm-V2, whole genome shotgun sequence genome containing:
- the LOC112188683 gene encoding uncharacterized protein LOC112188683 produces the protein MVTIRPNLKPWHQSMTSNQQCYSHTTLSPLCTTKPSTISCTASSESNQSSPAGRIKRLVLPQEGRTKLNTYPDRDFYAYPRFVTHVDDGFISTLTNLYREKLRPDSEVLDLMSSWVSHLPKEVQYKKVVGHGLNAQELAKNRLDYFFVKDLNQDQKLELESSSFDAVLCTVSVQYLQQPEKVFAEVFRVLRPGGVFIVSFSNRLFYEKAIGAWRDGSAYSRIQLVVQYFQSVEGFTKAEIVKKLPDASGGGAAENKSPFSWFMGLLGLLSGSDPFYAVLAYKNFKPVYETE